A single window of Zea mays cultivar B73 chromosome 10, Zm-B73-REFERENCE-NAM-5.0, whole genome shotgun sequence DNA harbors:
- the LOC103641832 gene encoding protein trichome birefringence-like 16, with protein MAGWRKAWMSVLDRAGGGGSTVSLQGRLHLPSILASYKRGGNKYGNGHVSGKAVAACFSVAVALAFFYASVTGGPAAAGFSSSSYALLLPWLSSNSSSTSPKKSPPTHPPPVSPAVAAGGAADHPTDARNATAVSRRVPSGGAVGGSSGSEVGLGRASSAPRRTGSAQGRLPLQDAGNATVGSDAKPTSNSNRTREDGPQVETAMRMQQWQKADGASRASHDAAVVVGDGGQRAANTTDIATGNSTYTGTSSREETDKDSAVGYVQNLPRRVALPSRPERKAERHRRRRAVRHRHPRRRKETLVSAQDLAAERSDDEMAGVKTSLAVGPGNDMAAGANASMGAVGAGNNRVVWTSGVQDLVSFAKCDVFSGRWVRDESYGFYPPKSCKLIDDDFNCHKNGRSDSDFLRWRWQPHGCDIPRLNATEFLERLRGQRIIFVGDSLNRNMWESLVCILRHGVRDRRSVYEASGKNQFKTRGYYSFVFRDYNCSVDFIRSIFLVRETIREGRNGTEDAKLKLDELDATTPAYQTADIVVFNTGHWWTHYKTSRGLNYYQEGNHVYPSLDVLDAYRRALVTWARWVDKNIDPRRTQVVFRGYSLSHFRGGQWNSGGRCHGETEPIFNQTYLTEYPEKMVVLEQVLRQMKTPVIYLNISTLTDYRKDGHPSVYRIRCDTEEERMAMVKKQDCSHWCLPGVPDTWNELLYASLLQAGKGSWKL; from the exons ATGGCCGGGTGGAGAAAGGCGTGGATGTCGGTGCTGGACCGGGCCGGCGGCGGTGGCAGCACCGTCTCCCTGCAGGGCCGCCTCCACCTCCCGTCCATCCTCGCCAGCTACAAGCGGGGCGGTAATAAGTACGGTAACGGCCACGTCAGCGGCAAGGCGGTGGCGGCCTGCTTCTCGGTCGCGGTCGCGCTCGCCTTCTTCTACGCCTCGGTCACCGGCGGGCCCGCCGCCGCCGgcttctcctcctcctcctacGCGCTTCTCTTGCCGTGGCTGTCGTCGAACTCGTCGTCGACGTCACCGAAGAAATCGCCTCCAACACACCCTCCTCCCGTTTCTCCTGCCgtggctgcgggcggcgctgctGACCACCCGACAGACGCGCGCAACGCGACCGCGGTGTCGCGTCGCGTGCCGAGCGGCGGCGCGGTGGGGGGCTCGTCGGGTTCGGAGGTCGGCTTGGGGCGAGCGTCATCGGCGCCCCGGCGAACGGGCagcgcgcagggtcgtctcccccTGCAGGACGCCGGGAACGCCACCGTGGGTTCCGACGCCAAACCCACCAGTAACAGTAACCGAACAAGAGAAGATGGACCCCAAGTAGAAACCGCGATGCGGATGCAGCAGTGGCAAAAGGCAGACGGAGCCAGTCGCGCTTCCCACgacgccgccgtcgtcgtcggtGATGGCGGTCAGCGAGCGGCGAACACTACGGACATCGCCACCGGCAACTCCACATACACAGGGACTTCGAGCAGAGAAGAAACAGACAAAGACAGCGCCGTTGGCTACGTCCAGAACCTGCCACGGCGAGTGGCTTTGCCATCACGACCGGAGCGGAAGGCGGAAAGACACAGGCGCAGGAGAGCCGTGAGGCACAGGCACCCGAGGCGACGGAAGGAGACCCTGGTCTCGGCGCAAGATCTCGCTGCCGAGCGCAGCGACGACGAGATGGCTGGCGTCAAAACCAGCTTGGCCGTCGGGCCAGGGAACGACATGGCCGCAGGTGCGAACGCCAGCATGGGCGCTGTCGGGGCCGGCAACAACCGTGTCGTGTGGACGTCCGGCGTGCAAGACCTGGTTTCCTTCGCCAAGTGCGACGTGTTCAGCGGCCGGTGGGTGAGGGACGAGAGCTACGGGTTCTACCCGCCCAAGTCGTGCAAACTCATCGACGACGACTTCAACTGCCACAAGAACGGCCGGTCGGACAGTGACTTCCTCAGGTGGCGGTGGCAGCCTCACGGCTGTGACATTCCCAG GCTGAACGCGACTGAATTCCTGGAGAGGCTGAGAGGGCAGAGGATCATATTCGTCGGCGACTCGCTGAACCGGAACATGTGGGAGTCGCTGGTCTGCATCCTCCGCCATGGCGTCAGGGACAGGAGGAGCGTGTACGAGGCATCGGGGAAGAACCAGTTCAAGACCAGAGGATACTACTCCTTCGTATTCAGG GACTACAATTGCTCGGTTGATTTCATAAGATCAATATTCCTCGTCAGGGAGACGATCCGTGAGGGCAGAAACGGCACTGAAGACGCGAAGCTGAAACTGGATGAGCTAGACGCGACGACCCCAGCATACCAGACCGCGGACATCGTCGTCTTCAACACCGGCCACTGGTGGACTCACTACAAAACATCAAGAGG GCTGAACTACTACCAAGAGGGCAACCATGTGTATCCCAGCCTCGATGTTCTGGACGCGTACAGGAGAGCCCTCGTCACCTGGGCTAGATGGGTGGACAAGAACATCGATCCGAGGAGGACTCAGGTCGTGTTCAGAGGATACTCACTCTCGCATTTCAG AGGAGGGCAGTGGAACTCAGGAGGGAGATGCCACGGGGAGACCGAGCCAATATTCAACCAGACGTACCTTACTGAGTACCCTGAGAAGATGGTTGTCTTGGAGCAGGTCTTGAGGCAGATGAAAACTCCCGTCATATACCTCAACATCAGCACGCTCACCGACTACCGGAAAGATGGCCATCCGTCAGTCTACCGGATACGTTGTGATACGGAGGAGGAACGGATGGCGATGGTGAAGAAGCAGGACTGCAGCCACTGGTGCTTGCCTGGCGTGCCAGATACGTGGAATGAACTGCTGTATGCTTCGCTGCTGCAGGCAGGCAAGGGCTCCTGGAAATTATGA